One Clostridiisalibacter paucivorans DSM 22131 DNA segment encodes these proteins:
- a CDS encoding DUF2225 domain-containing protein: protein MLEELYYKTINCPVCKNEFKTLKVKRSRARVDKIDTDFMKYYKGENPIKYNVNVCPNCGYSAMDKRFKSMNFNDINIIKEKVFARWKGKNYCNERTLGAAIEGYKLALYCGELLNYKKYEIGGITLRIAWLYRLKHEEKNENRFLKYTLDLYEDAYSNEDLSYGGMDELTVGYLIGEILRRLGEKNESIKWFGNIVSDRRIRNNPRLEKMAREQWQITKGELKGAI, encoded by the coding sequence ATGCTAGAAGAATTATATTACAAAACGATAAATTGTCCGGTATGTAAAAATGAATTTAAGACATTAAAAGTAAAAAGGTCAAGGGCTAGGGTAGATAAAATAGATACAGATTTTATGAAATATTATAAAGGAGAAAATCCTATAAAATATAATGTAAATGTATGCCCAAATTGTGGATATTCAGCTATGGATAAGCGGTTCAAATCTATGAATTTTAATGATATAAATATTATAAAAGAAAAAGTTTTTGCACGTTGGAAAGGCAAAAATTATTGTAATGAAAGGACATTAGGTGCGGCGATTGAAGGGTATAAACTTGCGTTATATTGTGGGGAACTATTGAATTATAAAAAATATGAGATTGGAGGTATAACATTAAGGATAGCATGGTTATATAGATTGAAGCATGAAGAAAAGAATGAGAATAGATTTTTAAAATACACTCTAGATTTATATGAAGATGCATACTCTAATGAAGACTTGTCTTATGGTGGAATGGACGAATTAACGGTAGGATATCTAATAGGTGAAATACTGAGACGGTTGGGAGAAAAGAATGAATCTATTAAATGGTTTGGCAATATAGTATCTGATAGGAGAATAAGAAATAACCCCAGATTGGAAAAAATGGCAAGGGAGCAATGGCAGATAACTAAAGGGGAGCTAAAAGGAGCAATCTGA
- a CDS encoding methylated-DNA--[protein]-cysteine S-methyltransferase: MNIKYWDVKTVLGDMLIAYNGDELVALELNKKNEDKLLVWLNDNFNKVEKKKEDIYFTDQLDRYLKGEKIKFTYPIFMQGTKFQKNVWSELLNIPYGEVRSYGYIAEKIGNSKAMRAVGMANGKNPIPIVIPCHRVIGKDGKLVGYSGGLEYKIELLELEGHKIKYSRNGIAYIDG, encoded by the coding sequence ATGAATATAAAATATTGGGACGTTAAAACTGTATTAGGTGATATGCTTATTGCATATAATGGAGATGAATTGGTAGCTTTGGAATTAAATAAGAAAAATGAAGACAAGCTATTGGTTTGGCTCAATGATAATTTTAATAAAGTAGAAAAAAAGAAAGAAGACATATATTTTACAGATCAACTGGACCGTTATTTAAAAGGTGAAAAGATAAAATTTACATATCCTATATTCATGCAAGGAACAAAGTTTCAAAAAAATGTTTGGAGTGAACTTTTAAATATACCTTATGGAGAAGTTAGAAGTTATGGATATATTGCTGAAAAAATAGGTAATTCTAAAGCTATGAGGGCAGTAGGGATGGCAAATGGCAAGAACCCCATACCTATAGTAATACCTTGTCATAGAGTTATAGGAAAGGATGGAAAACTTGTAGGATATAGTGGGGGACTGGAATACAAGATTGAACTTTTGGAATTAGAAGGCCATAAAATAAAATATAGTAGAAATGGGATAGCTTATATAGATGGATAG
- a CDS encoding esterase/lipase family protein, producing MGYYKYVNKPLIFIPGILGSLGEDIIPGYGKFDFGIAEYIYRPFIEGLINMGYEEEKDLYICFYDWRKENRYSAKQYLLPIIEKAKERTGVENVDLLCHSMGGLLARAYIQSELYMYDIDKIIMIATPNAGSANAYYFWEGGQLPESTVGDNPFLNMLWKGFVWYLKASKKKDDMCILHSEFPSVKELLPSEEYGDYLIFKGASTFVPINSMKCKNTFLNILNRYKDLSHSYGVLTDLICGTDKKTNKYIQVSKSNTEEKWWDGQPYNNINTIFGDGTVTIESACNMCGRKHFLESDHTDILYDSLPIIRDILNRPISPYAIMTNMKNRISPLYSIIIKNAKNINIKLNNINMNICNGKGDIESEKILFKKLSENDYWIMIEEGNMEFVDIFIDYIENEKGTIVVYKKEFEGVKKILEKTSINSYKTVLYH from the coding sequence ATGGGTTATTATAAATATGTAAATAAACCATTAATTTTTATACCAGGTATATTAGGGTCATTGGGAGAAGATATTATACCTGGATATGGGAAATTTGATTTTGGGATTGCAGAATATATTTATAGGCCCTTTATAGAAGGGCTTATAAATATGGGGTATGAAGAGGAAAAGGATTTATATATATGTTTTTATGATTGGAGAAAAGAAAATAGGTATTCTGCAAAGCAATATTTACTGCCCATAATAGAAAAAGCCAAGGAAAGAACAGGAGTAGAAAATGTAGACTTGTTATGTCATAGTATGGGAGGCTTATTGGCTAGGGCATATATACAAAGTGAATTATATATGTATGATATAGATAAAATTATAATGATAGCGACTCCCAATGCAGGGTCTGCTAATGCATATTATTTTTGGGAAGGAGGACAGTTACCTGAAAGTACAGTGGGTGATAATCCATTTTTAAATATGTTGTGGAAAGGATTTGTTTGGTATTTAAAAGCATCGAAAAAAAAGGATGATATGTGTATATTGCACAGTGAATTTCCATCTGTAAAAGAGCTTTTACCATCAGAAGAATATGGAGATTATTTAATATTTAAAGGGGCTAGTACATTTGTGCCTATAAATAGTATGAAATGTAAAAATACATTTTTAAATATATTAAATAGATATAAAGATTTAAGCCATAGCTATGGAGTTTTAACAGATCTAATATGTGGTACAGACAAAAAAACTAATAAATATATACAAGTGAGTAAAAGTAACACCGAGGAGAAATGGTGGGATGGCCAGCCATATAATAATATAAATACTATTTTTGGAGATGGAACTGTGACCATAGAAAGTGCATGTAATATGTGTGGAAGAAAACATTTCTTGGAGAGTGATCATACAGATATATTATATGACAGTTTGCCTATTATTAGAGATATATTGAATAGACCAATTTCACCTTACGCTATTATGACTAATATGAAAAATAGAATATCTCCTTTATATAGCATAATAATAAAGAATGCAAAAAACATAAATATAAAATTAAATAATATAAATATGAATATATGTAATGGAAAAGGAGATATAGAAAGTGAGAAGATATTATTTAAAAAATTAAGCGAAAATGATTATTGGATAATGATAGAAGAAGGTAATATGGAATTTGTTGATATATTTATTGATTATATAGAAAATGAAAAAGGTACAATAGTTGTTTACAAAAAAGAGTTTGAAGGTGTAAAAAAGATATTGGAAAAAACTTCAATCAATTCTTATAAAACAGTATTGTACCACTAA